The following proteins are encoded in a genomic region of Thalassophryne amazonica chromosome 5, fThaAma1.1, whole genome shotgun sequence:
- the cfap77 gene encoding cilia- and flagella-associated protein 77: MVTADAAKDSLRVQKTQRCSDPLVYVQVTFQHPEVSEDTVTFDLHSSPVFQQFWILSLPDMSLPRVGVVRDSMRTNPRIIQVDVGQSLSRGFSLPGPHFTNGISSSSPGDGGVAEALSSWRVVTSERDSPAAVDFVALNRAAVKSGMVTAKEMREYHAQRGGASKKSACKQFVRATQQPAEPDVTFGLKNRPPSPLTDVLSHQYARQWLDKQLSRDQTCNQRLQGRKKAAAVADTRSSLLRATRVLPQTHTEHKQANKVAPALDTFRKPEAHLHAFRTHESNSKKGAPGADTDGLH; the protein is encoded by the exons ATGGTAACGGCGGACGCTGCAAAGGACAgtttaag GGTCCAAAAGACCCAGAGGTGTTCTGATCCGCTGGTTTATGTTCAGGTCACTTTTCAG CATCCGGAGGTCAGTGAGGACACAGTAACCTTTGACCTCCACTCTTCTCCTGTTTTCCAACAGTTCTGGATTCTGTCTCTTCCTGACATGTCCTTGCCGCGGGTGGGAGTGGTTAGAGACTCCATGAGGACCAATCCGAGGATCATCCAG GTGGATGTGGGTCAGAGTCTGTCCAGAGGTTTTTCTCTTCCTGGTCCACATTTCACCAATGGAATCAGCAGCAGTTCACCTGGAGATGGAGGTGTGGCCGAAG CTCTATCCAGCTGGAGGGTCGTGACCTCAGAGAGAGACTCTCCGGCTGCTGTGGACTTTGTGGCTCTGAACCGTGCTGCGGTGAAGTCCGGCATGGTCACAGCCAAAGAAATGAGGGAGTATCATGCACAGAGGGGCGGAGCCAGCAAGAAGTCTGCCTGTAAACAATTTGTCAGGGCGACGCAGCAGCCGGCGGAACCAGATGTCACGTTTGGACTCAAGAACAG GCCACCATCTCCACTGACAGACGTGCTGTCTCATCAGTACGCTCGCCAATGGCTGGACAAGCAGCTGAGCAGGGATCAAACCTGCAACCAGAGACTCCAGGGCAGG aagAAAGCAGCTGCTGTTGCAGATACCAGGTCCAGCCTGCTGAGGGCGACCAGGGTCCTGCCACAAACACATACTGAGCACAAACAAGCCAACaag GTTGCTCCGGCTCTGGACACCTTCAGGAAGCCGGAAGCTCATCTCCATGCCTTCAGGACTCACGAGTCAAACTCCAAGAAAGGGGCTCCGGGTGCGGACACGGACGGTCTGCACTGA